The segment AGCAGGTGCTGGCGCGTTTTAAACTCGATGCTATGTTGATTCACTCTGGCGAGTTGCTGACGGTGTTCCTCGACGATCACGACTATCCATTTAAGGTGAATCCGCAGTTCAAAGCCTGGGTGCCGGTGACGCAGGTGCCTAACTGCTGGTTATGGATTGACGGCGTGAATAAACCGAAACTGTGGTTCTATTCACCGGTGGATTACTGGCACAACGTGGAGCCGCTGCCGAATAGCTTCTGGACCGGAGATGTTGACGTTATCGGCCTGAAAAATGCTGACGAAATTGCACAACTGCTTCCGACCCAGCGCGACAATGTGGCTTATATCGGGCCAGTGCCAAACCGTGCCACCCAGTTGGGCATCAAGGCGGATAGCATCAACCCCAAAGGGGTGATCGATTTCCTGCATTACCATCGCAGCATCAAAACCGACTATGAACTGGCCTGTATGCGTGAAGCGCAGAAGCTGGCAGTGGCGGGACATCGTGCGGCCAAAGAAGCCTTCTTCTCTGGCATGAGTGAGTTCGATATCAATATCGCTTACCTGAGTGCGACCGGCCACCGTGATATCGATGTGCCTTACGGTAACATCATCGCGCTGAATGAACATGCCGCCGTGCTCCATTACACCAAACTGGATCATCAGCCGCCCGCGAAGCGCCACAGCTTTTTGATTGACGCCGGTGCTGAGTACCTTGGTTATGCCGCCGATTTGACGCGCAGTTACGCCGCCCAGGCGAAATCACGCTACGCCGAGATGGTTGAAACCATGAACAAAGAGGAGCTGGCGCTGATTGCCACCCTTAAAGCGGGCGTGCGATATACCGATTATCATCTACAGATGCACCAACGCATTGCGCGTATGCTGTTGAAGTTTGAACTGGTGAAGGGACTGAGCGAAGAAACGCTGGTGGCGGAAGATTTAACCGGTCCATTTATGCCGCATGGTCTTGGTCATCCGTTGGGGCTTCAGGTGCATGACGTGGCCGGTTTTATGCAGGATGATAAAGGTACGCACCTGGCCGCTCCGGCACAGTATCCGTATCTGCGCTGCACCCGCGTGCTGGAGCCAGGCATGGTGCTGACCATTGAGCCGGGCTTTTATATTATCGATTCACTGCTGGCTGCACTGCGTACCGGTAAGTACAAAGATCACTTTGACTGGCAGGCGATCGATGCGCTGAAACCGTATGGCGGCATCCGCATTGAGGATAACGTGGTGATTCATGCCAACCGGATTGAAAACATGACGCGCGATCTGCATCTGGCCTGATGGACGCTTATGACATTCCCGCTGAGGCGGTCAGCCTTAGCGAGGAAACCATCAAAAAAAGCCGCTTTATCACGCTGCTGGCGCACACCGACGGCGTG is part of the Pantoea phytobeneficialis genome and harbors:
- the pepQ gene encoding Xaa-Pro dipeptidase; the protein is MDSLKTLYHAHINTLQQRAQQVLARFKLDAMLIHSGELLTVFLDDHDYPFKVNPQFKAWVPVTQVPNCWLWIDGVNKPKLWFYSPVDYWHNVEPLPNSFWTGDVDVIGLKNADEIAQLLPTQRDNVAYIGPVPNRATQLGIKADSINPKGVIDFLHYHRSIKTDYELACMREAQKLAVAGHRAAKEAFFSGMSEFDINIAYLSATGHRDIDVPYGNIIALNEHAAVLHYTKLDHQPPAKRHSFLIDAGAEYLGYAADLTRSYAAQAKSRYAEMVETMNKEELALIATLKAGVRYTDYHLQMHQRIARMLLKFELVKGLSEETLVAEDLTGPFMPHGLGHPLGLQVHDVAGFMQDDKGTHLAAPAQYPYLRCTRVLEPGMVLTIEPGFYIIDSLLAALRTGKYKDHFDWQAIDALKPYGGIRIEDNVVIHANRIENMTRDLHLA